The following coding sequences lie in one Azospirillum humicireducens genomic window:
- a CDS encoding DUF2141 domain-containing protein yields MKARRWFARWFARMIAPVTLLALAAAGTAAAGELRATVRNVKPNQGKVMIALFDSAEAQAAKAPRAGYFAAAVGTDLVAVFPDLPAGRYGLIAFQDLDNNGELATGLFGIPAEPHGFSRSARGSFGPPGFDDYAVPVGASGVTTTEIRLVE; encoded by the coding sequence ATGAAGGCACGCCGTTGGTTCGCGCGTTGGTTCGCAAGGATGATCGCCCCGGTGACGCTGCTGGCGCTGGCCGCCGCGGGAACGGCCGCCGCGGGGGAGCTTCGCGCAACCGTCCGCAACGTCAAGCCCAATCAGGGCAAGGTGATGATCGCGCTGTTCGACAGCGCCGAGGCCCAGGCGGCGAAGGCGCCGCGCGCCGGCTATTTCGCCGCCGCGGTGGGGACGGATCTGGTGGCGGTCTTCCCCGACCTGCCGGCCGGGCGCTATGGGCTGATCGCCTTCCAGGATCTGGACAACAACGGCGAGCTCGCCACCGGCCTGTTCGGCATCCCGGCCGAACCGCACGGCTTCAGCCGTTCCGCCCGCGGCAGCTTCGGCCCGCCGGGCTTCGACGATTACGCGGTGCCGGTCGGCGCCTCGGGCGTGACGACGACGGAGATCCGGCTGGTGGAGTGA
- a CDS encoding error-prone DNA polymerase: protein MIRYAELQVATSFSFLEGASHPDELAMTAAALGLAAVGVTDRNSLAGVVQMHMAAKKVGIRALIGCRLDLTDAGSLLAYPTDRAAYARLSRLLTLGKMRAPKGECFIARADVLAHAEGMLFLLLSPDRRDESFLRELRAWRSGLARGQLHLAASHRYQGDDARRLRWLAGLAEAEGVPLVATNDVLYHGAGRRALADVMTCIRHHTTIDEAGWRLSANAERHLKPAVEMLRLFRDHPDAVARSLEIADACRFSLDELRYEYPDEVAEGRDPQETLEILTWAGAAEKYPAGIPDPIRQTVTRELALIAGQRYAPYFLTVHDIVRFARGRDILCQGRGSAANSAVCYCLGITSVDPTEIDLLFERFISAARGEPPDIDVDFEHERREEVIQYIYKKYGRTRAGLTATVIRYRARSALREVGKAMGLSADLVARLTGTIWGWSSQGVDGERARSLGLDPDDPRLRRTLELANELIGFPRHLSQHVGGFVITRGPLSDLCPVANAAMEDRTTIEWDKDDIDALGILKVDVLALGMLTCIHRAFDLIEQVHGTRWTLDSLPKEDPAVYEMLCRADSLGVFQVESRAQMSMLPRLKPKKFYDLVIEVAIVRPGPIQGGMVHPYLRRRSGAEDITYPMAALEPVLHKTLGVPLFQEQAMKVAMVGAGFSAEEADQLRRAMAAFRRTGQVRRFHDKFIAGMTARGCDPAFAERCFQQIEGFGEYGFPESHAASFARLVYVSAWIKRHHPAIFAAALLNSQPMGFYAPAQIVRDAREHGVTVLPPDVNVSGWDCAVEGSSSLRLGLRLIKGFTQAHADAIVLSRAGGYRDPYDLWRRARLPVAALEKLAKADAFRSVGLDRRAALWAVRALGDTPLPLFARLDSAIAEEPEAPLPAMALGEHVVMDYTSLSLSLKAHPLALLRDGLPGITPAERLARTRDGRRLTTAGLVLVRQRPGSAEGVVFITLEDETGIANLVVMPDAFETFRRPIMTARMMAATGRVQNHEGVVHLRVESLIDLTHRLAELTGEDRPAAGSFSKGRNFH from the coding sequence ATGATCCGCTACGCCGAACTGCAGGTCGCCACCAGCTTCAGTTTCCTGGAGGGGGCATCGCACCCTGACGAGCTGGCGATGACGGCGGCGGCGCTGGGGCTGGCGGCGGTGGGGGTGACGGACCGCAACTCGCTGGCCGGCGTGGTGCAGATGCATATGGCGGCGAAGAAGGTGGGCATCCGGGCGCTGATCGGCTGCCGGCTCGACCTGACCGACGCCGGCAGCCTGCTGGCCTATCCGACCGACCGCGCCGCCTATGCCCGGCTGTCGCGGCTGCTGACGCTGGGCAAGATGCGGGCGCCCAAGGGGGAGTGCTTCATCGCCCGCGCCGACGTGCTGGCCCATGCCGAGGGCATGCTGTTCCTGCTGCTGTCGCCCGACCGGCGCGACGAGTCGTTCCTGCGCGAGCTGCGGGCCTGGCGCAGCGGGCTGGCGCGCGGCCAGCTCCATCTGGCGGCGAGCCACCGTTACCAGGGCGACGACGCCCGGCGGCTGCGCTGGCTGGCCGGGCTGGCGGAGGCGGAGGGGGTGCCGCTGGTCGCCACCAACGACGTGCTCTATCACGGCGCCGGGCGGCGGGCGCTGGCCGACGTGATGACCTGCATCCGCCACCACACCACGATCGACGAGGCCGGCTGGCGGCTGTCCGCCAATGCCGAGCGCCACCTGAAGCCGGCGGTGGAGATGCTCCGCCTGTTCCGCGACCACCCCGACGCCGTCGCCCGCAGCCTGGAGATCGCCGACGCCTGCCGCTTCTCGCTGGACGAGCTGCGCTATGAGTACCCCGACGAGGTGGCGGAGGGCCGCGATCCGCAGGAGACGCTGGAAATCCTGACCTGGGCGGGTGCCGCCGAAAAATATCCCGCCGGCATCCCCGACCCGATCCGGCAGACCGTGACGCGCGAACTGGCCCTGATCGCCGGCCAGCGCTACGCCCCCTATTTCCTGACCGTCCACGACATCGTGCGCTTCGCCAGGGGCCGGGACATCCTCTGCCAGGGGCGCGGCAGCGCCGCCAACTCCGCCGTCTGCTATTGCCTGGGCATCACCTCGGTCGATCCGACCGAGATCGATCTGCTGTTCGAGCGCTTCATCTCCGCCGCCCGCGGCGAGCCGCCCGACATCGACGTCGATTTCGAGCATGAGCGGCGCGAGGAGGTGATCCAGTACATCTACAAAAAATACGGCCGTACCCGCGCCGGTCTGACCGCCACCGTCATCCGCTATCGCGCCCGCAGCGCGCTGCGCGAGGTCGGCAAGGCGATGGGGCTGTCGGCCGATCTGGTGGCGCGGCTGACCGGAACCATCTGGGGCTGGAGCAGCCAGGGCGTGGACGGGGAGCGCGCCCGCTCGCTCGGCCTCGATCCAGACGATCCGCGCCTGCGCCGGACGCTGGAGCTGGCCAATGAGCTGATCGGCTTTCCCCGCCACCTGTCCCAGCATGTCGGCGGCTTCGTCATCACCCGCGGGCCGCTGTCCGATCTCTGCCCGGTCGCCAATGCGGCGATGGAGGACCGCACCACCATCGAATGGGACAAGGACGACATCGACGCGCTCGGCATCCTGAAGGTCGACGTGCTGGCGCTGGGCATGCTGACCTGCATCCATCGCGCCTTCGACCTGATCGAGCAGGTGCACGGGACGCGCTGGACGCTCGACAGCCTGCCCAAGGAGGACCCGGCGGTCTACGAGATGCTCTGCCGCGCCGACAGCCTGGGCGTCTTCCAGGTCGAAAGCCGCGCGCAGATGAGCATGCTGCCGCGGCTGAAGCCGAAAAAATTCTACGATCTGGTGATCGAGGTCGCCATCGTCCGCCCCGGCCCGATCCAGGGCGGCATGGTGCATCCCTACCTGCGGCGGCGGAGCGGGGCGGAGGACATCACCTACCCGATGGCGGCGCTGGAACCGGTCCTCCACAAGACGCTGGGCGTGCCGCTGTTCCAGGAGCAGGCGATGAAGGTCGCCATGGTCGGCGCCGGCTTCAGCGCCGAGGAGGCCGACCAGCTGCGCCGGGCCATGGCCGCCTTCCGCCGGACCGGCCAGGTGCGCCGCTTCCACGACAAGTTCATCGCCGGCATGACCGCCAGGGGCTGCGATCCCGCGTTCGCCGAACGCTGTTTCCAGCAGATCGAGGGCTTCGGCGAATACGGCTTCCCCGAAAGCCACGCCGCCAGCTTCGCGCGGCTGGTCTATGTCTCCGCCTGGATCAAGCGCCACCACCCCGCCATCTTCGCCGCCGCCCTGCTGAACAGCCAGCCGATGGGCTTCTACGCCCCGGCCCAGATCGTCCGCGACGCGCGGGAACATGGCGTGACCGTGCTGCCGCCGGACGTGAATGTGTCGGGGTGGGATTGCGCGGTGGAAGGTTCTTCGTCCCTCCGCCTCGGCCTCCGCCTCATCAAGGGCTTCACCCAAGCCCACGCCGACGCCATCGTCCTGTCCCGCGCCGGGGGTTACCGCGATCCCTACGACCTGTGGCGCCGCGCCCGCCTGCCGGTCGCGGCCCTGGAAAAGCTCGCGAAGGCCGACGCCTTCCGCTCGGTCGGGCTCGACAGGCGGGCGGCGCTGTGGGCGGTGCGGGCGCTGGGGGACACGCCGCTGCCGCTGTTCGCCCGGCTGGATAGCGCGATCGCCGAGGAGCCCGAGGCCCCCCTGCCCGCCATGGCGCTGGGCGAGCATGTGGTGATGGACTACACCAGCCTGTCGCTGTCGCTGAAGGCCCACCCGCTGGCCCTGCTGCGCGACGGACTGCCCGGCATCACCCCGGCGGAACGGCTGGCCCGGACCCGCGACGGCCGGCGGCTGACCACAGCCGGGCTGGTGCTGGTCCGCCAGCGGCCGGGCAGCGCCGAGGGCGTCGTCTTCATCACGCTGGAGGACGAGACCGGGATCGCCAACCTCGTCGTCATGCCCGACGCCTTCGAGACCTTCCGCCGCCCGATCATGACCGCGCGGATGATGGCGGCCACCGGCCGGGTGCAGAACCATGAGGGGGTCGTGCATCTGCGGGTGGAATCGCTGATCGACCTGACCCACCGGCTGGCCGAGCTGACCGGCGAGGACCGGCCCGCGGCCGGGTCCTTCTCCAAGGGCCGCAATTTTCATTGA
- a CDS encoding potassium transporter Kup produces the protein MEAGMDGREHAAKLRALALGALGVVYGDIGTSPLYTLRECLTEGGGFPLVPEVILGVLSLIFWALIVTVTVKYVVFVMRADNQGEGGILALTALALRGMRPGHRRTGVVMAIGVMGASLFYGDSLITPAISVLSAVEGLHVVAPALDSYVIPITLTILVGLFVLQRFGTEKVGRLFGPVMLVWFVTLAALGLWQIVRNPVVLGAVWPGHAVEMLFNHGWHGFLLLGAVVLAVTGAEALYADMGHFGRKPIRGAWYTIVLPSLLLCYFGQGALLLHEPEAIENPFFHLAPDWAQVPLLLLATAATIIAGQAVISGAYSVTLQAMHLRYLPRMEVRHTSEHEKGQIYMPQLNWLLLAGVLLLVLSFQTSSNLAAAYGIAVTGTMVATTLLAYKVARSLGRWKLWQAVLALAVFLTVDMALFLANLVKVEEGGWFPLVVGAAVFLLMATWRRGREVVRKRLAEDALPFDLLVERLKSGSVQRVPGTAVFLTGNPRGLPPGLLHSLKHYKVLHQRVVLLTVDIEDVPHVPDEQRFELKALSAGFFRLIVHFGFKDEPDIPQALETKRIPGLPFEPMETTYFVSRETLIRSHGKLGLPRWQEPLFIFLSKLSTSASEYFCIPPNRVVELGMQLEI, from the coding sequence ATGGAAGCAGGCATGGACGGGCGGGAGCATGCGGCGAAGCTGCGCGCGCTCGCACTGGGGGCGCTGGGTGTCGTCTATGGCGACATCGGCACCAGCCCGCTCTACACGCTGCGCGAATGCCTGACCGAAGGCGGCGGCTTTCCGCTGGTGCCGGAGGTCATCCTGGGCGTGCTGTCGCTGATCTTCTGGGCGCTGATCGTCACGGTGACGGTGAAGTACGTCGTCTTCGTCATGCGCGCCGACAACCAGGGGGAGGGCGGCATCCTGGCGCTGACCGCATTGGCGCTGCGCGGGATGCGGCCGGGGCATCGGCGCACCGGCGTCGTCATGGCCATCGGCGTGATGGGCGCCTCGCTGTTCTACGGCGACAGCCTGATCACCCCCGCCATCTCGGTTCTGAGCGCGGTTGAGGGGCTGCATGTCGTCGCCCCCGCCCTGGACAGCTACGTCATCCCCATCACCCTGACCATCCTGGTCGGGCTGTTCGTGCTGCAGCGATTCGGGACGGAGAAGGTCGGCCGGCTGTTCGGGCCGGTGATGCTGGTGTGGTTCGTGACGCTGGCGGCGCTGGGGCTGTGGCAGATCGTCCGCAATCCCGTCGTGCTGGGGGCGGTATGGCCGGGGCATGCCGTGGAGATGCTGTTCAACCACGGCTGGCACGGCTTCCTGCTGCTGGGGGCGGTGGTTCTGGCGGTGACCGGGGCGGAGGCGCTTTACGCCGACATGGGCCATTTCGGCCGCAAGCCGATCCGCGGCGCCTGGTACACCATCGTGCTGCCGTCGCTGCTGCTGTGCTATTTCGGCCAGGGCGCCCTGCTGCTGCACGAGCCGGAAGCCATCGAGAATCCCTTCTTCCATCTGGCGCCGGACTGGGCGCAGGTGCCGCTGCTGCTGCTGGCCACCGCCGCCACCATCATCGCCGGGCAGGCGGTGATCTCCGGCGCCTATTCGGTGACGCTGCAGGCGATGCATCTGCGCTATCTGCCGCGGATGGAGGTGCGGCACACCTCGGAGCACGAGAAGGGCCAGATCTACATGCCGCAGCTGAACTGGCTGCTGCTGGCCGGCGTTCTCCTGCTGGTGCTGAGCTTCCAGACCTCCAGCAACCTTGCCGCCGCCTATGGCATCGCGGTGACCGGCACGATGGTGGCGACCACGCTGCTGGCCTACAAGGTCGCGCGTTCGCTCGGCCGCTGGAAGCTGTGGCAGGCGGTGCTGGCGCTGGCGGTGTTCCTGACCGTCGACATGGCGCTGTTCCTGGCCAACCTCGTCAAGGTGGAGGAGGGCGGCTGGTTCCCGCTGGTGGTCGGCGCGGCCGTCTTCCTGCTGATGGCGACCTGGCGGCGCGGGCGCGAGGTGGTGCGCAAGCGGCTGGCCGAGGATGCGCTGCCCTTCGACCTGCTGGTGGAGCGGCTGAAGAGCGGGTCGGTGCAGCGGGTTCCGGGCACCGCCGTCTTCCTGACCGGCAACCCGCGCGGCCTGCCGCCGGGGCTGCTGCACAGCCTGAAGCATTACAAGGTGCTGCACCAGCGCGTCGTGCTGCTGACCGTCGACATCGAGGACGTGCCCCATGTGCCGGACGAGCAGCGCTTCGAGTTGAAGGCGCTGTCCGCCGGATTCTTCCGCCTGATCGTCCATTTCGGCTTCAAGGACGAGCCGGACATCCCGCAGGCGCTGGAGACGAAGCGCATCCCAGGATTGCCGTTCGAGCCGATGGAGACCACCTATTTCGTCAGCCGCGAGACGCTGATCCGCAGCCATGGCAAGCTCGGCCTGCCGCGCTGGCAGGAACCGCTGTTCATCTTCCTGTCCAAGCTGTCGACCAGCGCGTCGGAATATTTCTGCATCCCGCCCAACCGGGTGGTCGAGCTGGGCATGCAGCTGGAGATATAG
- a CDS encoding NAD(P)H-dependent glycerol-3-phosphate dehydrogenase, with product MSAVPTSPLNRIGVVGGGAWGTALALAALRAGRETLLWAREPAVVEAMSLRRENRDYLPGVPLPDALRVTGDLADLGDCDAVLLVSPAQHARSVTARMAPLLNPGAAVVVCAKGVELDSHALMSEAVAASLPGGNPVAILSGPTFAAEVARGLPTAVTLACADEALGTALVAALGSRTFRPYRSDDVIGSQVGGAVKNVLAIACGVVEGRRLGDNARAALITRGLAEITRLALALGGRAETLMGLSGLGDLTLTCSSLQSRNMSLGAALGEGKALAEILAVRRSVAEGVYTAAAVVGLAAKLGVDMPICSAVDAILNRGAGLDETIDGLLSRPFRGEGV from the coding sequence ATGAGTGCCGTCCCCACCTCCCCCCTCAACCGCATCGGCGTCGTCGGCGGCGGCGCCTGGGGGACGGCGCTGGCGCTGGCGGCGCTGAGGGCCGGGCGCGAGACGCTGCTGTGGGCGCGCGAGCCGGCGGTGGTGGAGGCGATGAGCCTCCGCCGCGAGAACCGCGACTATCTGCCCGGCGTGCCGCTGCCCGATGCGTTGCGCGTCACCGGCGATCTGGCCGATCTCGGCGACTGCGATGCGGTGCTGCTGGTGTCGCCGGCCCAGCATGCGCGCAGCGTCACCGCAAGGATGGCGCCGCTGCTGAATCCGGGGGCGGCGGTCGTCGTCTGCGCCAAGGGGGTCGAACTGGACAGCCACGCGCTGATGAGCGAGGCGGTCGCCGCGTCCCTGCCGGGCGGCAATCCGGTGGCGATCCTGTCCGGCCCGACCTTCGCGGCGGAGGTGGCGCGCGGGCTGCCGACGGCGGTGACGCTGGCCTGCGCCGACGAGGCACTGGGCACGGCGCTGGTCGCGGCGCTGGGCAGCCGCACCTTCCGGCCCTACCGCTCGGACGACGTGATCGGCTCGCAGGTCGGCGGGGCGGTGAAGAATGTGCTGGCCATCGCCTGTGGCGTGGTCGAGGGGCGGCGGCTGGGCGACAACGCGCGGGCCGCGCTGATCACCCGCGGGCTGGCGGAGATCACCCGGCTGGCGCTGGCGCTCGGCGGCCGGGCGGAGACGCTGATGGGGCTGTCGGGCCTGGGCGACCTGACGCTGACCTGCTCCAGCCTGCAGTCGCGCAACATGTCGCTGGGGGCGGCGCTGGGCGAGGGCAAGGCGCTGGCCGAGATCCTGGCGGTGCGCCGGTCGGTGGCGGAAGGCGTCTACACCGCCGCCGCGGTGGTCGGGCTGGCGGCGAAGCTGGGCGTCGACATGCCGATCTGCAGCGCGGTCGATGCCATCCTGAACCGCGGCGCCGGGCTGGACGAGACCATCGACGGGCTGCTGTCGCGTCCCTTCCGCGGAGAGGGCGTTTAA
- a CDS encoding helix-turn-helix transcriptional regulator — translation MRRADRLFQIVQHLRKGRLVTAAELARCLEVSERTVYRDMRDLAASGVPVEGEAGVGYLLRDGYDLPPLMFTRDEVEALVVGARLARAWVGGGLADAAARALDKVEAVVPEGRRRELADSRVFVPDFSFPAPLRDRMDVLRCAINAKRVVLFDYRRGDGTHSARAVQPLGLFFWGRVWTLGAWCELREEFRSFRIDRMETLMALERRFDEIPGRGLEDYLALWREEGCAQR, via the coding sequence ATGCGCCGCGCCGACCGCCTGTTCCAGATCGTCCAGCATCTCCGCAAGGGGCGGCTGGTGACGGCTGCCGAGCTGGCGCGTTGCCTGGAGGTGTCGGAGCGCACCGTCTACCGCGACATGCGCGACCTCGCCGCCTCCGGCGTGCCGGTGGAGGGCGAGGCCGGCGTCGGCTATCTGCTGCGCGACGGCTATGACCTGCCGCCGCTGATGTTCACCCGGGACGAGGTGGAGGCGCTGGTGGTCGGTGCCCGCCTCGCCCGCGCCTGGGTCGGCGGCGGCTTGGCCGATGCCGCCGCCCGCGCGCTCGACAAGGTGGAGGCGGTGGTGCCGGAGGGGCGGCGGCGCGAACTGGCCGACAGCCGTGTCTTCGTCCCCGACTTCTCCTTCCCCGCGCCCTTGCGCGACCGGATGGACGTGCTGCGCTGCGCCATCAACGCAAAGCGCGTCGTGCTGTTCGACTACCGGCGCGGGGACGGCACCCATTCAGCCCGCGCGGTCCAGCCGCTGGGCCTGTTCTTCTGGGGCCGCGTCTGGACGCTGGGCGCCTGGTGCGAGCTGCGCGAGGAGTTCCGCAGCTTCCGCATCGACCGCATGGAGACCCTGATGGCGCTGGAGCGCCGATTCGACGAGATCCCCGGCCGCGGCCTGGAGGATTATCTCGCCCTCTGGCGCGAGGAGGGCTGTGCACAACGGTAA
- a CDS encoding LytTR family DNA-binding domain-containing protein, with amino-acid sequence MRDATVPHGAASTPSASYGRRMLRRRLPLLAGSILALTLLGPFGTFREMGFMLRLGYWGGLIATGWSMFELVVLVARRVLPNLERTWPLMLAAAFLTVGVLQTLVVALLENLLRGEDFLTPAGLAELFGYVLTITTLVSALPVWLELREHGIVGHAPPVPPAAPVSGDVAGDPAAPRPVPFLDRIPARLGRDLLALEMEDHYVRVHTALGSDLILMRMRDAVAELAGIDGRQVHRSYWVAASAVAAVERKPDGKLSLRLINGMLVPVSRTHAPSVRAAGWVEKAVS; translated from the coding sequence ATGCGTGACGCGACCGTGCCGCACGGCGCCGCCTCCACCCCATCCGCCTCCTATGGCAGACGCATGCTGCGCCGGCGCCTGCCGCTGCTGGCCGGCTCCATCCTGGCGCTGACTCTGCTGGGGCCGTTCGGCACATTCCGCGAAATGGGGTTCATGCTGCGGCTTGGCTACTGGGGCGGGCTGATCGCAACGGGCTGGTCGATGTTCGAACTGGTGGTGCTGGTCGCCCGCCGCGTGCTGCCGAACCTGGAGCGCACATGGCCGCTGATGCTGGCCGCGGCCTTCCTGACCGTCGGCGTCCTGCAGACCCTGGTGGTCGCCCTGCTGGAAAACCTGCTGCGCGGCGAGGATTTCCTGACCCCCGCCGGGCTGGCCGAGCTGTTCGGCTATGTGCTGACCATCACCACCCTGGTGTCGGCCCTGCCGGTGTGGCTGGAACTGCGGGAGCATGGCATCGTCGGCCATGCGCCGCCCGTCCCGCCCGCAGCCCCCGTCTCTGGCGATGTCGCCGGCGACCCGGCAGCCCCCCGTCCCGTCCCCTTCCTCGACCGCATCCCGGCCAGGCTGGGCCGCGACCTGCTGGCGCTGGAGATGGAGGACCATTACGTCCGCGTCCACACCGCGCTCGGCAGCGACCTGATCCTGATGCGGATGCGCGACGCGGTGGCGGAGCTGGCGGGCATCGACGGCCGGCAGGTCCACCGCTCCTACTGGGTCGCCGCCTCGGCGGTGGCGGCGGTGGAGCGCAAGCCGGACGGCAAGTTGTCGCTGCGGCTGATCAACGGCATGCTGGTGCCGGTCAGCCGCACCCACGCCCCGTCGGTGCGCGCCGCCGGCTGGGTGGAGAAAGCCGTCTCTTAA
- the tsaD gene encoding tRNA (adenosine(37)-N6)-threonylcarbamoyltransferase complex transferase subunit TsaD, with translation MIVLGIETSCDETAAAVVTDAREIRADVVLSQLDDHTPYGGVVPEIAARAHLEHLDGLIRRAMAEAGIGFGDLDAVAATGGPGLIGGVIVGVMTAKAIAAARGLPFVAVNHLEGHALTARLTDDVAFPYLLLLVSGGHCQLLAVEGVGRYRRLGTTIDDAVGEAFDKTAKLLGLGYPGGPLVEKAAARATDPARFELPRPMLGRPGCDFSFSGLKTAVRRHVEELGGVLSDRDRDDLAAAFQATVAEVLADRCARAIRRFKEEHPQGGALVVAGGVAANTAIRSRLSTLAEKQRMPFVAPPLRLCTDNAAMIAWAGIERFRLGESDPLNFAPRPRWPLDPNAAPVIGRAGVGAGVKA, from the coding sequence ATGATCGTTCTTGGAATCGAAACGAGCTGCGACGAGACGGCCGCCGCCGTCGTCACCGACGCGCGCGAAATCCGCGCCGACGTCGTGCTGTCGCAACTGGACGACCACACGCCCTATGGCGGCGTCGTCCCGGAAATCGCCGCCCGCGCCCATCTGGAACATCTGGACGGGCTGATCCGCCGCGCCATGGCCGAGGCCGGGATCGGCTTCGGCGATCTCGACGCGGTGGCGGCCACCGGCGGGCCGGGGCTGATCGGCGGCGTGATCGTCGGCGTCATGACCGCCAAGGCCATCGCCGCGGCGCGCGGGCTGCCCTTCGTCGCCGTCAACCATCTGGAAGGCCACGCGCTGACCGCGCGGCTGACCGACGACGTCGCCTTTCCCTATCTGCTGCTGCTGGTGTCCGGCGGCCATTGCCAGCTGCTGGCGGTGGAGGGGGTCGGGCGCTACCGCCGGCTCGGCACCACCATCGACGATGCGGTGGGCGAGGCGTTCGACAAGACCGCCAAGCTGCTGGGACTGGGCTATCCCGGCGGGCCGCTGGTCGAGAAGGCGGCGGCACGCGCCACCGATCCGGCGCGGTTCGAGTTGCCGCGGCCGATGCTGGGGCGTCCGGGCTGCGATTTCTCCTTCTCCGGGCTGAAGACCGCGGTGCGGCGGCATGTGGAGGAGTTGGGCGGCGTCTTGTCCGATAGGGATCGCGACGACCTTGCCGCCGCCTTCCAGGCGACGGTGGCGGAGGTGCTGGCCGACCGCTGCGCCCGCGCCATCCGCCGCTTCAAGGAGGAGCATCCGCAGGGCGGCGCCCTGGTGGTCGCCGGCGGCGTCGCCGCCAACACGGCGATCCGCAGCCGGCTGTCGACCCTGGCGGAGAAGCAGCGCATGCCGTTCGTCGCCCCGCCGCTGCGCCTGTGCACCGACAACGCGGCGATGATCGCCTGGGCCGGGATCGAGCGCTTCCGCCTGGGCGAGAGCGACCCGCTGAACTTCGCCCCCCGCCCCCGCTGGCCGCTGGATCCGAATGCCGCGCCGGTGATCGGCCGCGCAGGCGTCGGGGCAGGGGTGAAGGCGTGA
- a CDS encoding diguanylate cyclase encodes MSNDFLFASDDSAAAPLPDRAGSDAADPQSPPWLVLVADDEPEVHAVTRLALARLRFRGRPVRLLDCTSAAGAERILRETPGIAVILLDVVMETEDAGLRLVRTIREDLGNRAVRIVLRTGQPAQVPEEELVLAYEIDGYTAKTELTARRLFTSVVTALRAYAALETLELQLAERSRALEEATVRLNRLAVLDPLTGVWNRRRFLELAAAELARARRYGRPLTVFLLDLDGFKAVNDAHGDAAGDAVLRAVVKRMRAALRISDHLARSGGQEFVVLLPETDDAGAAVVAERVRAALAGSPVVVDDRAPTVAVAVTASIGIAGWLPGEPGVEQTLHRAERALHAAKQAGRNRVERAAD; translated from the coding sequence ATGTCCAACGATTTCCTGTTCGCCTCGGACGACTCCGCCGCCGCACCGCTCCCGGACCGGGCCGGCTCCGATGCCGCGGACCCTCAGTCCCCACCCTGGCTGGTGCTGGTCGCCGACGACGAGCCGGAGGTGCATGCCGTCACCCGGCTGGCGCTGGCCCGCCTGCGCTTCCGCGGCCGTCCCGTCCGCCTGCTGGACTGCACCAGCGCCGCGGGGGCGGAGCGGATCCTGCGCGAGACGCCCGGCATTGCGGTCATCCTGCTCGACGTGGTGATGGAGACGGAGGATGCCGGCCTGCGGCTGGTCCGCACCATCCGGGAGGATTTGGGCAACCGGGCCGTCCGCATCGTCCTGCGCACCGGCCAGCCCGCCCAGGTCCCGGAGGAGGAACTCGTCCTCGCCTATGAGATCGACGGCTATACCGCGAAGACGGAGCTGACCGCCCGCCGGCTGTTCACCAGCGTGGTGACGGCGCTGCGCGCCTATGCCGCCCTCGAGACGCTGGAACTGCAGCTTGCCGAACGCAGCCGCGCGCTGGAGGAGGCGACCGTCCGCCTGAACCGGCTGGCGGTGCTGGACCCGCTGACCGGCGTGTGGAACCGCCGTCGCTTCCTGGAGCTGGCGGCGGCGGAACTGGCGCGGGCGCGGCGCTATGGCCGGCCGCTGACGGTCTTCCTGCTCGACCTCGACGGGTTCAAGGCGGTCAATGACGCCCATGGCGACGCCGCCGGCGATGCGGTGCTGCGCGCGGTGGTGAAGCGGATGCGGGCGGCGCTGCGCATCTCCGACCATCTCGCCCGCTCCGGCGGACAGGAGTTCGTCGTGCTGCTGCCGGAGACCGACGACGCCGGCGCCGCCGTGGTGGCGGAGCGGGTGCGCGCCGCCCTGGCCGGCAGCCCGGTCGTCGTGGACGACCGCGCCCCCACCGTCGCTGTCGCCGTCACCGCCAGCATCGGGATCGCCGGCTGGTTGCCCGGCGAGCCCGGAGTCGAACAGACCCTGCACCGCGCCGAGCGGGCGCTCCACGCCGCCAAGCAGGCCGGCCGCAACCGGGTGGAACGCGCGGCGGACTAG
- a CDS encoding VOC family protein: MNTPHVVTWFEIPAADLARAVRFYETVFAVTLNQEPCPSGMTMAVFPAEGEAVKGCLIQHESCKPSADGTTVYLNGGDDLSAPLARAEQAGATIVLPKTLITPEIGYFAQLIDSEGNRIGLYSMH, encoded by the coding sequence ATGAACACCCCGCATGTCGTCACCTGGTTCGAAATCCCCGCCGCCGATCTCGCCCGCGCCGTCCGCTTCTACGAGACCGTCTTCGCCGTCACCCTCAATCAGGAACCCTGCCCCAGCGGCATGACCATGGCCGTCTTCCCGGCCGAGGGCGAAGCGGTGAAGGGCTGCCTGATCCAGCACGAGTCGTGCAAGCCCAGCGCCGACGGCACCACCGTCTACCTCAATGGCGGCGACGACCTGTCCGCCCCGCTGGCCCGTGCCGAGCAGGCCGGCGCCACCATCGTCTTGCCGAAGACGCTGATCACCCCCGAAATCGGTTACTTCGCCCAGCTCATCGACAGCGAGGGCAACCGCATCGGCCTCTATTCGATGCACTGA